A stretch of Clostridia bacterium DNA encodes these proteins:
- the xseB gene encoding exodeoxyribonuclease VII small subunit yields the protein MKKEKIAFEEMLEELEDKTKSLEQGALTLEAAISTYEKAVELLAACRERLDGAEEQLVLLKEKNGTISTETIGGEEV from the coding sequence GTGAAAAAAGAAAAAATAGCGTTTGAAGAAATGTTGGAAGAACTAGAAGATAAGACCAAAAGTTTGGAGCAGGGCGCACTTACTCTAGAGGCTGCTATTTCCACTTATGAAAAAGCAGTAGAATTGCTTGCAGCTTGCCGAGAACGCCTGGATGGTGCTGAAGAACAGTTGGTTTTGCTAAAGGAAAAGAATGGGACAATATCGACGGAGACTATCGGAGGAGAAGAAGTCTAA
- a CDS encoding sulfide/dihydroorotate dehydrogenase-like FAD/NAD-binding protein, producing the protein MYKIVEKKELAPTVTLMKILAPEIAKKVLAGQFIIIRTDNKGERIPLTVADYDREEGTITIIFQEVGYSTKVLASYNVGDEVLDFVGPLGKPTEIENYGTVLCVGGGVGVAPVLPIAKALKEAGNNVISIIGARCQDLLILEEEMREASTELHITTDDGSCSYGVKGFVTDKIKEILEDPSNDVKHVWAIGPVIMMKFCASLTKNYDVPTTVSMNPIMVDGTGMCGACRVAVGDKTKFACVDGPEFDGHLIDWDLAMRRMKIFVEKERIITEKYEKEGNR; encoded by the coding sequence ATGTATAAGATTGTCGAAAAAAAAGAATTAGCACCGACTGTAACGCTAATGAAAATTCTGGCTCCTGAAATAGCTAAAAAAGTTCTAGCGGGTCAGTTCATCATAATTCGCACAGACAATAAGGGAGAAAGAATTCCGTTGACTGTTGCAGATTATGACAGAGAAGAAGGAACCATTACTATCATATTCCAAGAGGTAGGCTACTCGACCAAAGTGTTGGCTTCGTATAATGTGGGGGATGAAGTATTGGACTTTGTTGGGCCACTAGGAAAACCAACTGAAATAGAAAACTATGGAACCGTTCTTTGTGTGGGTGGTGGAGTAGGCGTAGCGCCAGTTCTCCCCATTGCCAAAGCACTTAAAGAAGCTGGAAATAATGTAATATCAATTATTGGTGCAAGATGTCAAGATCTTCTCATTTTGGAAGAAGAAATGAGGGAAGCAAGCACTGAACTACATATTACTACAGATGATGGCTCCTGCAGCTATGGTGTTAAAGGATTTGTTACAGATAAGATTAAAGAGATCTTAGAAGATCCAAGTAATGATGTAAAACACGTATGGGCAATTGGACCAGTCATAATGATGAAATTCTGTGCTAGTCTGACCAAGAATTACGATGTCCCTACTACTGTATCTATGAATCCAATCATGGTTGATGGCACAGGTATGTGCGGTGCTTGTCGCGTAGCGGTAGGCGATAAAACCAAATTTGCTTGTGTAGATGGTCCAGAGTTTGATGGACACCTAATAGACTGGGATTTGGCTATGCGTAGAATGAAGATATTTGTAGAAAAAGAAAGAATAATAACGGAGAAATACGAGAAGGAGGGGAACCGATAA
- the efp gene encoding elongation factor P, translating to MITTSDFKTGLTIEWDGGLYQIIEFQHVKPGKGAAFVRTKLRNKRTGAVVERTFRTTEKVEKAHIERLEMQYLYMDGEFYVFMNTETYDQVHLTAANLGDGLKFIKDNMNIHVQFYKDEPIGVELPTTVILTVAETEPGVKGDTANNVTKAATLETGALVQVPLFVNEGDELVIDTRTGEYVSRA from the coding sequence ATGATAACAACGAGCGATTTTAAGACAGGCCTGACCATAGAGTGGGATGGTGGATTATACCAAATTATTGAATTTCAACACGTTAAGCCGGGAAAAGGTGCTGCTTTTGTACGAACTAAACTGAGAAATAAGAGAACCGGGGCAGTCGTTGAAAGAACCTTCCGTACCACAGAAAAAGTGGAAAAGGCACATATCGAACGTTTAGAAATGCAATATCTATATATGGATGGTGAGTTTTATGTATTCATGAATACTGAAACTTACGACCAGGTTCATTTGACAGCGGCAAATCTGGGAGATGGTTTGAAGTTTATTAAGGACAATATGAACATTCATGTGCAGTTCTACAAGGATGAACCAATCGGTGTAGAATTGCCCACAACAGTAATACTGACAGTAGCTGAAACTGAGCCTGGTGTGAAGGGCGATACAGCGAACAATGTGACCAAAGCAGCAACATTGGAGACCGGTGCATTGGTTCAAGTGCCTTTGTTTGTCAACGAAGGTGATGAACTAGTAATTGATACCAGAACTGGGGAATATGTTTCTAGAGCTTAG
- a CDS encoding exodeoxyribonuclease VII large subunit produces MLPKSYLEVSQVLRLIKSDLEEDPKLARVWVKGEISNAKKAYSGHIYFTIKDDKASLKSVMFASNSSKLAFELEDGMEVLVQGRISVFEAQGSVQLYVNSILPLGQGVLFMAYTQLKDQLEQEGLFARKRPIPMLPSRIGIVTSATGSVLHDIQHVVTRRNPSVKLVLAKAAVQGKDAPDQIVEAIDLLNRYGKVDLIIVGRGGGSLEELWAFNTESVARAIYNSALPVISAVGHETDFTISDFVADLRAPTPSAAAEVAVPDALLQIANIKERLESQEKSIRKGIEEAKQRLRRISRDGILNEPETLVAKEHERLDAIQERIVRSMQALSSAHMQKLAMLQGRIDGLNPLATLKRGYTVIEQDGKMVYKATELKKDRCFTIRFQDGVVRAMLKEEEA; encoded by the coding sequence ATGTTGCCCAAAAGTTATTTGGAAGTCAGCCAAGTTCTACGTTTGATAAAGAGTGACTTGGAAGAGGATCCCAAATTGGCCCGTGTATGGGTCAAGGGTGAGATATCGAACGCCAAAAAAGCTTATTCCGGGCATATCTATTTCACCATAAAAGACGATAAAGCAAGCCTTAAAAGTGTTATGTTTGCTAGCAATAGCAGCAAGCTGGCCTTTGAACTTGAGGATGGTATGGAAGTTTTGGTCCAGGGCCGAATCTCCGTCTTTGAAGCACAAGGAAGTGTCCAGCTTTATGTCAACTCAATTCTTCCACTGGGACAAGGTGTCTTGTTTATGGCCTACACCCAGCTTAAGGATCAGTTAGAACAAGAAGGTTTGTTTGCTAGAAAAAGACCAATACCGATGCTGCCTAGCAGGATCGGTATCGTCACGTCTGCGACCGGGTCCGTTTTGCATGATATCCAGCATGTGGTGACTCGCCGCAATCCATCTGTGAAACTAGTATTGGCTAAGGCCGCGGTTCAGGGTAAGGATGCCCCCGACCAAATTGTTGAAGCAATTGATTTGTTAAACAGATATGGGAAAGTAGATTTGATTATAGTAGGAAGAGGTGGCGGGTCATTAGAGGAGCTTTGGGCTTTTAATACTGAAAGCGTGGCAAGAGCGATATATAACTCGGCGCTACCAGTTATTTCTGCGGTCGGACATGAGACGGATTTCACGATTTCAGATTTCGTTGCAGACTTGAGAGCACCTACACCATCGGCTGCTGCAGAAGTAGCTGTGCCTGATGCACTACTTCAGATTGCGAACATTAAAGAACGACTTGAGAGTCAAGAAAAAAGCATTCGAAAAGGAATCGAGGAAGCAAAGCAACGCTTACGAAGAATAAGTAGGGATGGAATTCTCAACGAGCCGGAGACGTTGGTAGCGAAAGAGCATGAAAGGTTGGATGCAATTCAAGAAAGAATTGTAAGAAGCATGCAGGCACTAAGTAGTGCGCATATGCAAAAGCTGGCTATGCTACAAGGACGAATTGATGGACTTAATCCTCTTGCAACCTTAAAGAGAGGATATACCGTAATCGAACAGGATGGAAAGATGGTATATAAAGCTACTGAGCTTAAAAAGGATAGATGTTTTACAATCCGCTTCCAAGATGGTGTGGTAAGAGCAATGCTCAAGGAGGAAGAAGCGTGA
- a CDS encoding bifunctional 5,10-methylenetetrahydrofolate dehydrogenase/5,10-methenyltetrahydrofolate cyclohydrolase yields the protein MANIIDGKLIAKEIREKVAQDVKAYKEKGIEAKLAVILVGDDPASVWYAKSKKKAAEKVGILYDFYELPKETKQEEVETLITKLNQDETVHGIMVELPLPAQIDKDKIMGMVDPKKDVDGVNPINRGYILQGAEGLFPATPESCIECVLSTGVELSGKKAVIVGRGETVGKPLVFMLLKYNPTITICHSRTKNLAQEVKSADVVIAAVGKAGLITGDMLKEGAIVVDAGVNEIEGGGGYVGDVDYQSAEKVASYISPVPGGVGSLTTVLLFRNLIKGMGLQGR from the coding sequence ATGGCAAATATTATTGATGGTAAACTTATTGCAAAAGAGATTCGAGAAAAAGTTGCGCAAGATGTTAAGGCCTACAAGGAAAAAGGTATCGAAGCCAAATTGGCAGTAATATTGGTTGGTGATGATCCGGCTTCAGTTTGGTATGCTAAATCAAAGAAAAAAGCCGCTGAAAAAGTAGGCATTCTATATGATTTTTATGAGCTGCCAAAAGAAACCAAACAAGAAGAAGTTGAGACTCTGATTACTAAATTGAATCAAGATGAGACCGTTCACGGAATCATGGTTGAGCTTCCGCTGCCTGCACAAATCGATAAAGACAAGATTATGGGTATGGTAGATCCCAAAAAAGACGTAGACGGTGTGAACCCCATCAACCGTGGCTATATTCTGCAAGGTGCAGAAGGACTTTTTCCAGCAACACCAGAGTCATGCATTGAATGTGTATTAAGTACGGGTGTTGAATTGTCTGGTAAGAAAGCCGTAATTGTTGGCCGTGGAGAAACGGTAGGAAAACCTTTGGTGTTTATGCTTCTTAAATATAATCCTACAATCACCATATGCCACTCAAGAACGAAAAATTTAGCACAAGAAGTAAAATCTGCTGATGTAGTTATTGCTGCGGTAGGAAAAGCAGGATTGATTACAGGAGATATGCTTAAAGAAGGTGCCATTGTGGTCGATGCCGGTGTCAATGAAATTGAAGGCGGCGGTGGTTATGTCGGTGATGTAGACTATCAGAGTGCGGAGAAAGTTGCAAGTTATATCTCTCCTGTACCTGGTGGTGTTGGTTCATTAACCACGGTGCTATTGTTTAGAAACCTGATTAAAGGCATGGGCCTGCAGGGTAGATAG
- the nusB gene encoding transcription antitermination factor NusB, translating into MRKDARVGAFQVLFGLDQGNNENDETLSMIVEENDLHDKDVEYVEHILKLFAEHKLEIDQQISDHLNKQWTISRLGSVERTILRLGVLEILYQEDVPKNVAINEAVELTKCFADEQSKRLINGILDKIG; encoded by the coding sequence TTGAGAAAAGATGCAAGAGTGGGTGCTTTTCAAGTGCTTTTCGGTTTGGACCAAGGAAATAATGAGAATGATGAAACATTGTCCATGATCGTGGAAGAGAACGATTTGCACGACAAGGATGTAGAATATGTGGAACATATTCTCAAACTGTTCGCAGAACATAAGCTGGAGATAGACCAACAGATTTCGGATCATTTGAATAAGCAGTGGACGATAAGCCGCCTCGGTAGTGTTGAAAGAACTATTTTGCGCTTAGGGGTGTTGGAAATACTCTATCAAGAGGATGTTCCGAAAAATGTGGCGATAAACGAAGCTGTAGAACTTACGAAGTGTTTTGCAGACGAGCAATCAAAGCGTTTAATTAATGGCATATTGGATAAAATTGGATAA
- a CDS encoding cyclodeaminase/cyclohydrolase family protein: protein MSRYFDKSFAQILEESASNAPTPGGGSVAAMAGTFGAAMVSMVANLTKGEKFADVHDEIDAILAEISQVMVELEKQVDDDMSVFGAFMDALKMPKSNDEEKVKRTKALQDAYKKATLSPLEIADTCIKANELALRLAPIGNKSAISDVGVGAIIADASLKGVLLAVDINLPGIKDSDFVEKAAARRDAQIEKSEKLMNEAVKIVKGRL from the coding sequence ATGTCTAGATATTTTGATAAATCATTTGCACAAATTTTAGAAGAATCAGCTTCCAACGCACCAACTCCAGGTGGTGGTAGTGTTGCGGCTATGGCAGGAACCTTTGGTGCAGCTATGGTGTCTATGGTAGCAAACTTGACTAAGGGCGAAAAATTCGCTGATGTACATGATGAAATTGATGCAATCCTTGCTGAAATTTCACAAGTCATGGTTGAACTCGAAAAACAAGTTGATGACGATATGTCTGTTTTTGGAGCCTTCATGGATGCATTGAAAATGCCTAAGAGTAATGATGAAGAAAAAGTGAAGCGCACCAAGGCATTGCAGGATGCTTACAAAAAAGCGACCCTGTCTCCTTTGGAAATCGCAGATACCTGCATTAAAGCGAATGAGTTGGCTCTTAGATTAGCGCCCATCGGTAACAAGTCTGCAATTTCAGATGTAGGCGTTGGAGCAATCATAGCGGACGCTTCATTAAAGGGCGTGCTATTGGCAGTAGACATAAACTTGCCAGGTATTAAGGACAGCGATTTTGTTGAAAAAGCGGCAGCACGACGTGATGCACAGATTGAAAAATCTGAAAAGCTAATGAACGAAGCTGTCAAAATTGTAAAAGGAAGATTATAG
- the aroQ gene encoding type II 3-dehydroquinate dehydratase: protein MKILVVNGPNLNWLGKREPNIYGSKTLEDLEKYLSGILENKKIELCFFQSNGEGDIIDFIQHESDAQGMIINPGALTHYSLAIRDCISSMEFPAIEVHISNVYAREEFRHESVIAPVCRGQISGLGFMGYRLAMEALIENEI, encoded by the coding sequence ATGAAAATCTTAGTCGTGAACGGTCCTAATCTGAATTGGCTAGGCAAAAGAGAACCGAATATTTATGGTAGCAAGACGTTGGAGGATTTGGAAAAGTATCTATCGGGCATCTTAGAAAATAAAAAGATTGAGTTATGCTTTTTCCAATCTAATGGAGAAGGGGATATTATTGATTTCATCCAACATGAAAGTGATGCACAAGGCATGATCATTAATCCTGGTGCGTTAACACATTATTCTTTAGCCATTAGAGATTGTATATCATCCATGGAATTTCCTGCTATCGAGGTACATATTTCCAATGTGTATGCGAGAGAAGAATTTAGACACGAATCAGTGATTGCCCCTGTTTGCCGTGGTCAGATTAGCGGTTTGGGATTTATGGGTTATCGACTGGCTATGGAGGCGTTGATTGAAAATGAGATCTAA
- a CDS encoding aminopeptidase P family protein, with product MKMRSNRLAHFRRLLKGHGLDAAVVSTKSNRYYLSGFTGTAALLYIDQEKAVLLTDFRYIEQATEQAKDFTIVKYDRDIYGEIVSLLGRQSNVRIGFEEEDTYKRYRLLSQVFKDQKVELVAIDHILADIRRVKNDEEIKAIKSAAAIGDKGFQFVLDFIKPGVTERQIAVELECFMKKEGAQDVSFETIIASGERSSLPHGVASDRILHVGDLVVMDFGCIYDYYCSDMTRTIGIGPLSEKQQEIYGIVKDAQQKALEAVRAGVMASTLDEIAREQIQEAGYGKAFGHALGHSVGLEIHEAPSISGTDRTILTPNMIITIEPGIYLDGQFGVRIEDLVCVKNQGYELMNHATKELQIIHF from the coding sequence TTGAAAATGAGATCTAATCGACTGGCACATTTTCGACGATTGTTGAAAGGCCATGGCCTGGATGCTGCGGTGGTCTCTACTAAGTCAAATAGATACTATTTAAGTGGGTTCACTGGAACGGCGGCCTTGTTATATATCGATCAAGAAAAAGCTGTTCTGTTGACAGATTTTCGCTATATTGAACAGGCTACTGAACAGGCAAAGGATTTTACGATTGTAAAGTATGATCGAGATATATACGGAGAGATAGTTTCTTTGCTTGGAAGGCAATCAAACGTAAGAATCGGTTTTGAGGAAGAAGACACCTATAAACGTTATCGACTTTTATCGCAGGTTTTCAAAGATCAGAAGGTAGAACTGGTTGCGATTGACCATATATTGGCTGATATTCGTCGGGTTAAGAACGATGAAGAAATTAAAGCAATTAAATCTGCGGCAGCCATTGGGGACAAGGGATTTCAGTTTGTTCTTGATTTTATCAAACCTGGCGTGACAGAACGCCAGATTGCTGTGGAATTGGAATGTTTTATGAAAAAAGAAGGAGCGCAGGACGTTTCTTTTGAAACTATTATTGCTTCAGGCGAACGTTCCTCTTTACCTCATGGCGTTGCATCTGATAGAATATTACATGTTGGTGACTTGGTGGTAATGGATTTTGGATGTATTTACGATTACTATTGCTCAGACATGACCAGAACCATCGGGATTGGACCTTTAAGTGAAAAGCAGCAGGAAATTTACGGAATTGTGAAAGATGCGCAGCAGAAAGCTCTGGAAGCTGTAAGAGCCGGCGTGATGGCGTCGACATTGGATGAGATAGCTAGAGAACAGATTCAAGAGGCAGGTTACGGAAAAGCGTTCGGTCATGCATTAGGTCATAGCGTGGGGCTGGAGATTCATGAAGCGCCCAGTATTTCCGGTACTGATAGGACCATACTAACCCCAAACATGATTATCACCATAGAGCCTGGAATATATTTAGACGGCCAGTTTGGTGTTCGAATCGAAGACTTGGTTTGTGTTAAGAACCAGGGTTATGAGCTGATGAATCATGCTACTAAGGAATTACAAATAATACATTTCTAG
- a CDS encoding TldD/PmbA family protein: MLEQGKKALELAISQSDEAEIYISSSRELSIEVHDAKVETLKQAESKGLGIRVFLNSNMGFAFTSDLSEDSIQRTVEKAVKNAHYTQGDEFSGLPSKSHKDYPVIHYDETIENTTVEDKIALALAGEKAAKEKDKRIDKIEACGYEDVISTEIILSSKGVEIVNKACYCGLYVSLIAQENEDVQTGFAMDFKRNYNELDAVACGHRAAEKALEMLGAKTITTEKIPLLFDPYTTTNLLGVLASSFSGENVMKGKSMLKGKLGDMVMADCIQIVDDATLKNGVMSSPSDGEGMPSQRTVLVHQGKLETFLHNTYTARRMDTVSTGNAARGGYSTGIGVGSTNLYIEAGKASPEELIASVKRGLLVTGLLGVHTANPISGDFSIGAAGMLIEDGKKTNPVRGVVISGNLLSLFKNVEALGNDLTFFAGKGAPSMLTGKITVSGN, translated from the coding sequence ATGCTAGAACAGGGCAAAAAAGCTTTGGAGCTGGCCATTAGCCAGTCTGATGAAGCAGAAATATATATTAGTAGTAGCAGGGAACTGAGTATTGAAGTTCATGATGCTAAGGTGGAAACTTTAAAGCAAGCCGAATCCAAGGGACTGGGAATTCGCGTATTTTTAAATTCAAATATGGGATTTGCATTTACCTCAGATTTAAGTGAAGACTCGATTCAGCGAACCGTGGAAAAAGCTGTTAAAAATGCACACTATACCCAGGGCGATGAATTTAGTGGACTACCGAGTAAGTCCCATAAAGACTATCCCGTCATCCATTATGATGAAACCATTGAAAACACCACGGTGGAAGATAAGATTGCCTTAGCCTTAGCGGGAGAAAAAGCGGCCAAAGAGAAGGATAAACGAATTGATAAAATCGAAGCCTGTGGCTATGAGGATGTGATTTCAACAGAAATCATACTGAGTAGCAAAGGCGTTGAAATTGTTAACAAAGCTTGTTATTGTGGTCTGTATGTATCGTTAATTGCACAGGAAAATGAAGATGTACAGACAGGGTTTGCTATGGATTTCAAACGCAACTATAATGAACTTGATGCTGTAGCATGTGGGCATAGAGCAGCCGAAAAGGCCCTCGAAATGTTGGGTGCCAAAACCATAACGACGGAGAAGATTCCACTTCTATTTGACCCCTATACAACGACCAATTTACTAGGTGTATTGGCTTCGTCCTTTTCTGGAGAAAATGTGATGAAGGGAAAATCGATGCTAAAGGGAAAACTGGGTGACATGGTCATGGCAGATTGCATCCAGATCGTCGATGATGCAACTTTAAAAAATGGGGTAATGAGTTCACCGTCAGATGGTGAGGGAATGCCTAGCCAAAGAACGGTCTTGGTTCATCAAGGCAAGTTAGAGACTTTTTTGCATAATACCTATACCGCGAGAAGAATGGATACGGTTTCTACTGGTAATGCTGCACGAGGCGGCTATTCTACTGGCATTGGCGTAGGAAGTACGAATCTCTATATTGAAGCGGGTAAAGCATCTCCAGAAGAACTCATCGCTTCTGTAAAACGAGGGCTGCTGGTAACTGGTTTACTGGGCGTACATACGGCCAATCCCATTAGTGGCGACTTCTCTATTGGGGCTGCGGGCATGTTGATTGAAGATGGTAAAAAAACCAATCCAGTCCGGGGTGTTGTGATTTCAGGAAATCTTCTTAGCTTGTTTAAAAACGTAGAGGCACTGGGCAACGACCTAACCTTTTTTGCAGGAAAAGGTGCTCCGAGCATGTTAACTGGTAAAATTACAGTAAGCGGAAATTGA
- the gltA gene encoding NADPH-dependent glutamate synthase produces MGLNLNRVPMPAQDADVRNKNFKEVATGYTAAMAKEEAERCLNCKKPLCVPACPVNINIPKFIAEIASGDVAEAGVTLKDTNALPAVCGRVCPQESQCEGSCILNKKGAPIAIGRLERYAADCQIERGDFKMATKPSTGKKVAVLGGGPAGLTCASELAKEGHAVTVFEALHCAGGVLMYGIPEFRLPKSVVQTEVEAIKDLGVEIRVNSIAGKINTVEELMKEQGFDAVFIGTGAGLPYFLNIPGENFNGVYSANEFLTRTNLMKAYDFPNNATPIMVGEKVAVVGAGNVAMDAARTALRLGAKKSYIVYRRAIEQVPARKEELEHAIEEGVELKLLTSPTEIIGNEDGWVTGMTCLSYELGEPDDSGRRRPVAIEGSEHLVEVDTVVMAIGQGPNPVLLDTIDGLELNKWGNVVADETGKTSIEGVYAGGDIVTGAATVILAMGAGKDAAKSINEYLASK; encoded by the coding sequence ATGGGATTGAATTTGAATCGTGTTCCGATGCCTGCTCAAGATGCGGACGTCAGAAACAAAAATTTTAAAGAGGTAGCCACTGGATATACAGCTGCTATGGCTAAAGAAGAAGCGGAACGTTGTCTTAATTGTAAAAAACCATTATGTGTTCCAGCGTGTCCAGTAAATATTAATATTCCAAAATTTATTGCTGAAATTGCAAGTGGAGATGTGGCGGAAGCTGGAGTAACATTGAAAGATACCAATGCTTTACCAGCTGTTTGTGGACGTGTTTGCCCTCAAGAAAGCCAATGTGAAGGTTCCTGCATATTAAATAAAAAAGGTGCACCAATTGCCATTGGACGCTTAGAAAGATACGCTGCTGATTGTCAGATTGAGCGAGGCGATTTCAAAATGGCTACTAAACCTAGTACAGGCAAGAAGGTTGCTGTTCTTGGTGGTGGCCCAGCAGGCCTGACCTGTGCTTCCGAGTTGGCAAAGGAAGGCCATGCAGTTACTGTGTTTGAAGCGCTACACTGTGCTGGTGGTGTCTTAATGTATGGTATTCCAGAATTTCGTCTTCCAAAATCAGTCGTTCAAACTGAAGTGGAAGCAATTAAAGATTTGGGTGTAGAAATCCGGGTCAATTCTATTGCTGGTAAGATTAATACTGTTGAGGAACTTATGAAGGAACAAGGATTCGATGCCGTATTTATTGGCACCGGTGCTGGACTTCCTTATTTCCTAAATATTCCAGGTGAGAACTTTAACGGTGTATATTCTGCCAATGAGTTCTTAACACGTACCAACCTAATGAAAGCATATGATTTTCCAAACAATGCGACACCAATTATGGTGGGTGAAAAGGTTGCTGTAGTAGGCGCTGGTAACGTTGCAATGGATGCTGCACGTACGGCATTACGTCTTGGAGCTAAAAAATCCTACATTGTGTATAGAAGAGCAATTGAACAGGTTCCAGCAAGAAAAGAAGAATTGGAGCATGCAATTGAAGAAGGCGTTGAGCTGAAACTCTTAACTTCACCAACCGAGATTATCGGTAATGAGGATGGCTGGGTAACTGGCATGACTTGTCTCAGCTACGAACTGGGAGAACCTGATGATTCAGGCAGAAGACGTCCAGTTGCAATTGAAGGCAGTGAACATTTAGTTGAAGTTGATACAGTAGTTATGGCTATTGGACAAGGACCAAATCCTGTACTACTTGATACCATAGACGGCTTAGAGCTTAATAAATGGGGTAACGTAGTTGCAGATGAAACCGGAAAAACTTCCATCGAGGGAGTATATGCTGGTGGTGACATCGTCACAGGTGCAGCGACTGTAATTTTGGCTATGGGTGCAGGGAAAGATGCAGCTAAGTCAATAAATGAATACTTGGCAAGTAAGTAA
- a CDS encoding polyprenyl synthetase family protein, giving the protein MDINGLITERKELFDSWLKAAIPEVDPKVEILGSAMEHSLLAGGKRLRPILLLETMKMLGADLHQGRNVALAIEMIHTFTLIHDDLPCMDDDDFRRGIPTCHKVFGEDIAVLAGDALVFAAFSLICRDDDGIPAATKIAVMQDIAEAVGPKGVIGGQVLDILSEEKQPSEDVLSYIHTHKTADLIRVAVLCGARLAGANIRTMEYLERYAIHLGLSFQITDDILDVEGVEEILGKPVGSDLALGKMTYPALLGLEAAKERAKHEMDMARAELENLDGCDTSFFIGLCDFILHRLY; this is encoded by the coding sequence ATGGATATAAACGGGCTTATAACGGAAAGAAAAGAGTTATTTGATTCTTGGCTTAAGGCTGCTATACCGGAGGTGGACCCCAAAGTGGAGATCCTAGGCTCTGCTATGGAACATAGCCTTTTGGCTGGCGGGAAACGCCTGAGACCGATTTTACTCTTGGAAACGATGAAAATGCTGGGTGCTGATTTGCACCAAGGACGCAATGTTGCTTTGGCCATTGAGATGATTCATACTTTCACCCTCATCCATGACGATCTTCCTTGCATGGATGATGATGATTTTAGACGAGGCATCCCTACCTGTCACAAAGTTTTTGGTGAAGATATTGCAGTGCTGGCTGGCGATGCACTGGTATTTGCAGCATTTTCTTTAATTTGCAGAGACGATGATGGGATACCTGCAGCTACCAAAATTGCCGTGATGCAAGATATTGCCGAAGCTGTAGGGCCAAAAGGAGTTATAGGCGGTCAGGTATTGGATATTCTTTCTGAGGAAAAACAGCCCAGTGAAGATGTTTTATCGTATATTCACACCCATAAAACGGCTGATTTAATTCGGGTAGCTGTGCTGTGCGGAGCTAGATTAGCTGGTGCCAATATCCGAACAATGGAATATTTAGAGCGGTATGCGATACATTTGGGACTATCATTCCAAATCACGGATGATATATTGGACGTAGAAGGCGTAGAAGAAATACTGGGTAAACCTGTTGGTTCCGATCTAGCCTTAGGAAAGATGACTTACCCAGCCTTACTAGGCTTAGAAGCGGCCAAGGAACGAGCAAAGCACGAAATGGACATGGCAAGAGCGGAACTTGAAAATCTAGACGGTTGCGATACCAGCTTTTTTATTGGATTATGTGATTTCATACTACACAGACTCTATTAG
- a CDS encoding Asp23/Gls24 family envelope stress response protein produces MADKVKEINNDVHDVGTVKISEEVLAAIASLATKEVDGVAEIIGAKQNSFLGGKKSLGKGIKITLDNEEAVIEMSISVRYGEVLVDVAKKIQESVKKSVENMTDIPVREVNVNIAGIDFPSKKELTQIEEAE; encoded by the coding sequence ATGGCAGACAAAGTCAAAGAAATTAACAATGATGTGCACGATGTGGGTACTGTGAAAATTTCGGAAGAGGTTTTAGCAGCCATTGCAAGCTTGGCTACTAAAGAAGTTGACGGTGTGGCTGAAATTATCGGGGCAAAACAGAACTCCTTTTTAGGCGGAAAGAAATCACTAGGTAAAGGCATAAAGATTACGCTAGATAATGAAGAAGCTGTAATCGAAATGTCCATTTCTGTTCGCTATGGAGAAGTATTGGTTGATGTTGCTAAGAAGATTCAAGAAAGTGTAAAAAAATCCGTCGAGAATATGACAGATATCCCTGTTCGAGAAGTCAACGTCAACATTGCTGGAATAGACTTTCCAAGCAAGAAGGAATTGACTCAGATCGAAGAGGCAGAATAG